From a region of the Fusarium verticillioides 7600 chromosome 9, whole genome shotgun sequence genome:
- a CDS encoding cytochrome P450 oxidoreductase — protein sequence MSTANKLKVNVESDNFTETSHRSPVRALPSTWYNSPEMYELEKRAIFSKKWLLTTHQNRFPKAGDWMKFNTTGYEFVIARDRKGNLNAFHNICRHRAFPVVQGGQQGNSSIFACKYHGWSYGLSGNLAKAPNYDQLENFDKSKNGLFKIHLKVDAYGFVWVNLDSSENPEPWTRYFDGIDQQERLQKVNWDDYTLDNEYSMEGEYNWKILADNFNECYHCPTTHPDLPTLADLGKTKCDTGEGWIKHSSIQTEEQKKSGMQLASTYFYPSASVVVLPHFMMIQRFMPLGPTSSSMHYQIFRNKNSSEEDFHNIADLYARVVSEDKDLCIGAQKNLNAGIFVSGELHPRLEHGPLSFQESHRQAIHEHAKLEREAGKQIWPARQQLPSDKAAEANKEDEALCSSLSCGGIQEVLAW from the exons ATGTCAACTGCGAATAAGCTCAAGGTGAACGTCGAGAGCGACAACTTCACCGAAACAAGCCACCGAAGCCCAGTCCGTGCTCTCCCTTCGACATGGTACAACTCTCCCGAGATGTACGAACTTGAGAAGcgtgccatcttctccaagaagtGGCTGCTTACTACCCATCAGAACCGGTTTCCCAAGGCTGGCGATTGGATGAAGTTTAACACTACTGGCTACGAGTTCGTCATTGCCCGTGATCGAAAGGGCAACCTTAACGCCTTCCATAACATCTGCCGTCATCGCGCTTTTCCTGTCGTTCAAGGCGGACAGCAAGGCAACTCATCCATCTTTGCATGCAAGTACCATGGTTGGTCTTATGGACTGAGTGGCAACCTCGCAAAGGCACCCAATTATGATCAGCTCGAGAACTTTGACAAGAGCAAGAACGGCCTTTTCAAGATCCATCTAAAGGTCGATGCGTATGGCTTTGTTTGGGTCAATCTCGACAGTTCTGAGAACCCAGAACCTTGGACTCGCTACTTCGACGGTATTGATCAGCAAGAACGTCTTCAGAAGGTCAACTGGGATGACTACACCCTCGACAATGAATACAGCATGGAGGGTGAATACAattggaagatcttggccgACAACTTCAACGAATGCTACCACTGTCCCACGACCCATCCCGATCTTCCTACCCTTGCAGACCTCGGCAAGACAAAGTGCGACACCGGCGAAGGATGGATCAAACACTCGAGCATCCAGActgaggagcagaagaagagcggAATGCAACTCGCAAGCACATACTTCTACCCCAGTGCTTCAGTCGTAGTCCT GCCTCACTTCATGATGATTCAGCGTTTCATGCCACTTGGCCCTACCTCCTCTTCTATGCACTATCAAATCTTCCGCAACAAGAACTCATCCGAAGAGGACTTCCATAATATCGCTGATCTGTATGCACGCGTTGTTTCGGAAGATAAGGACTTGTGTATTGGCGCTCAGAAGAATCTCAACGCAGGTATCTTTGTTAGTGGGGAGTTGCATCCACGATTGGAACATGGCCCACTGTCATTCCAAGAGTCTCACCGACAGGCAATTCACGAGCATGCCAAACTTGAGAGGGAAGCAGGCAAGCAGATCTGGCCAGCAAGGCAGCAGCTGCCATCTGAcaaagctgctgaggctaACAAGGAGGACGAAGCATTGTGTTCGAGCTTGTCTTGTGGTGGTATTCAGGAGGTGTTAGCTTGGTGA